One segment of Synechocystis sp. PCC 7509 DNA contains the following:
- a CDS encoding tetratricopeptide repeat protein — MNTRLPTVICFVLLLVATPVMIVNQKKAIAKPASNSCVHLGRLVSIRGQVQLKRQNWSNYRSTAIGAALCQGDLLQPNRGARAIVQCADPNQNLWIVPDNIPSGVASGCHLPTQPVHTTTQPITPTRDPFLNRIPYIIYPHRTWLLSHKPTLRWTAVPGANNYVVRVRGTGINWVREVNTTSIVYPGEPPLKPVEEGYLLTVEADSGGPPTKATFGLLERQQATLVQAAAERITQADLTLEAQTLALAELYIGRGLIAEATQLLEAAKGSQIPAVHYLLGELYAQIELFPQAVASYQQASKLALINKDTEAQAMAAYRLAEVYQVLGQEDKAAYWSKQSRIVYSKLL, encoded by the coding sequence GTGAATACTCGCCTACCCACAGTAATATGTTTCGTTTTACTTCTTGTCGCAACACCAGTAATGATAGTTAACCAGAAAAAAGCAATAGCAAAACCTGCTAGCAATAGTTGTGTCCATTTAGGGCGATTAGTTAGCATTCGCGGACAGGTACAACTGAAGCGTCAAAACTGGTCGAACTATCGATCAACGGCAATTGGTGCAGCATTGTGTCAGGGCGATTTACTACAACCCAATCGCGGCGCTAGAGCAATAGTGCAATGTGCTGACCCTAACCAAAATTTGTGGATAGTACCTGATAACATCCCTTCAGGTGTTGCTAGTGGCTGCCACCTGCCAACCCAACCAGTCCATACAACTACCCAGCCAATTACGCCTACTCGTGACCCCTTTCTTAACCGTATTCCTTACATTATCTATCCTCATCGTACTTGGTTGCTCAGTCACAAGCCGACATTGCGCTGGACTGCTGTTCCTGGTGCAAACAACTATGTTGTGCGTGTCAGAGGTACTGGTATAAACTGGGTTCGTGAAGTTAACACAACTTCTATTGTTTATCCTGGTGAACCACCCCTCAAACCTGTAGAGGAAGGATATTTGCTGACAGTTGAAGCTGATAGCGGTGGACCACCTACCAAAGCGACTTTTGGTTTACTTGAGCGCCAACAAGCAACTTTAGTACAGGCTGCTGCCGAGCGCATCACTCAAGCAGACTTGACCCTTGAAGCACAGACTTTAGCTTTAGCAGAGCTTTATATTGGCAGAGGATTGATTGCCGAAGCTACTCAATTACTAGAAGCGGCAAAAGGTAGTCAAATACCAGCAGTTCACTACCTCCTTGGTGAACTTTATGCACAAATTGAATTATTCCCCCAAGCTGTAGCGAGTTACCAGCAGGCAAGCAAACTTGCCCTAATTAACAAAGATACTGAAGCACAGGCAATGGCAGCATATCGGCTGGCGGAAGTGTATCAGGTTTTAGGTCAAGAGGACAAAGCCGCCTATTGGTCGAAGCAGTCACGCATAGTATATAGCAAGCTGCTCTAG
- a CDS encoding tetratricopeptide repeat protein yields MSDYEISSLIASADRAVYEFKDKHLSGEQKYILEQSLLGKKLGEIKLERYTNAYVSRGKAQQLWHLLSQAIGQRVDKRNVAGTLRRLQAKQLRSQRPKSSKTKPSSQMALNGSASSSALMVVPVILLDGAIEKLSNEQESEPPQSDQPQHSQGRDTLFPTTINSKESRYKSKLIKFLRPGIALLASVGIFSIWYALSWLGNWYGTKSHLAGRLPQAQIAYNWVLDINPWSAEAHYNLGAVYEDQQNYQQAQVQYQRAIELGLFGAYNNQARLYLLQRKSDAAIALLQVGLPLARNQEPRIKYSFLKNRGWARLQQGRLEEAQVELTQAIVLEQERSAAHCLLAQVLERRGEKQQALQHWEDCLAYTYLPRTPEEDIWTRLAQQKLKASFGELNK; encoded by the coding sequence ATGAGTGACTACGAAATCTCCAGCCTGATAGCATCGGCGGATCGGGCAGTTTATGAATTCAAGGATAAACATTTGTCAGGCGAACAAAAGTATATCCTTGAGCAAAGTTTGTTAGGGAAAAAGCTTGGAGAGATTAAGTTAGAAAGATATACGAATGCTTATGTCTCTAGAGGCAAAGCTCAACAACTGTGGCATTTACTATCACAAGCAATTGGTCAAAGAGTTGACAAGCGGAACGTTGCAGGCACCCTGAGAAGACTGCAAGCCAAACAGTTACGGTCGCAAAGACCAAAAAGTTCAAAAACTAAGCCTAGCAGTCAAATGGCTCTTAATGGTAGTGCGTCCAGTTCAGCACTAATGGTTGTTCCAGTAATATTATTGGATGGAGCTATTGAGAAATTGAGTAACGAACAGGAGAGCGAACCACCCCAAAGCGACCAGCCTCAACACTCCCAAGGCAGAGACACTTTATTCCCAACTACTATTAATAGTAAAGAAAGCAGATATAAATCTAAGTTAATCAAATTCCTGCGACCTGGAATAGCACTTTTAGCCTCAGTTGGAATATTTAGTATTTGGTATGCTTTATCTTGGCTAGGTAACTGGTATGGCACAAAGAGTCACTTAGCAGGTAGACTACCGCAGGCTCAGATTGCTTATAATTGGGTACTGGATATCAACCCTTGGTCGGCAGAAGCACACTATAATCTTGGTGCAGTTTACGAAGATCAACAGAATTATCAGCAAGCGCAGGTGCAATACCAGAGGGCAATAGAGTTAGGTCTATTTGGTGCTTACAACAATCAAGCACGGTTGTACCTTTTGCAAAGAAAATCTGATGCGGCTATTGCCTTGTTGCAGGTTGGTCTACCTTTAGCTCGAAACCAAGAGCCACGCATTAAGTACAGCTTTTTGAAGAATCGTGGTTGGGCGCGCCTACAACAAGGTCGCTTAGAAGAAGCCCAGGTTGAATTAACACAAGCAATTGTTTTAGAACAGGAGCGCTCTGCTGCCCACTGCCTACTAGCTCAAGTTCTAGAACGTCGAGGTGAAAAGCAACAGGCTTTGCAACACTGGGAAGATTGTCTAGCATATACCTATCTGCCCAGAACTCCTGAAGAAGACATTTGGACTCGTCTGGCGCAACAAAAATTGAAAGCAAGTTTTGGGGAACTCAATAAGTGA